The following coding sequences lie in one Myxococcota bacterium genomic window:
- a CDS encoding TetR/AcrR family transcriptional regulator, whose protein sequence is MAKRTQAERSAATREALVRATLELLVEHGWAGVTSVAVCARAGLTRGAFVHHFDGLPELFAAALEHRYTALAEVATTSAAPASVTDLVARTWETMTRFDFKVVIEAWLAAANDPALGASIGPVVERFAKLVHPEQRSALLVDEPAQSFFWMARETMFGLLLGRATNGEPLRHEDRVLEQLLRLADEHDARIGREGD, encoded by the coding sequence ATGGCAAAGCGCACCCAGGCAGAGCGGTCGGCGGCGACCCGGGAGGCCCTGGTCCGGGCCACCCTCGAACTGCTCGTCGAGCACGGTTGGGCCGGGGTGACCTCGGTGGCCGTTTGCGCGCGTGCGGGGCTCACCCGCGGTGCCTTCGTGCACCACTTCGACGGTTTGCCGGAGCTCTTCGCGGCTGCCCTCGAGCACCGCTACACCGCATTGGCCGAAGTCGCGACGACCTCGGCGGCGCCGGCTTCGGTCACCGACCTGGTGGCGCGCACCTGGGAGACGATGACGCGCTTCGACTTCAAGGTCGTGATCGAAGCGTGGCTTGCGGCGGCGAACGACCCGGCGCTCGGCGCCTCGATCGGGCCCGTCGTCGAGCGCTTCGCGAAGCTCGTGCACCCCGAGCAGCGTTCCGCGCTGCTCGTCGACGAGCCGGCCCAGTCCTTCTTCTGGATGGCGCGAGAGACCATGTTCGGGCTCTTGCTCGGACGCGCCACGAACGGCGAGCCGCTCCGCCACGAGGATCGCGTCCTCGAGCAGCTGCTCCGCCTGGCCGACGAACACGACGCCCGCATCGGGCGCGAGGGAGACTGA
- a CDS encoding vanadium-dependent haloperoxidase, translated as MPEDRAEAARRVRIEAAERARNREHPTHTANPDEQRYAFARYPMSFTKGLAHDANLGVVSDAAHFEAFRAAIDDGFVEPFSTRVPVPTAPQTPPKRGCRRRQWEAPTAGLVFDLEGPDAQAVTMPPAPELGSDELAFEMAEVYELALLRDVPFSAFETGGGPALNDAIARLNALDYAQDGFPERPRTTDASGLLDRQTLFRGSSPGVENGPYLSQFLHIGGRNQTGELDLEHGKIPYGAQLIDQKVPVADEHVDYMQLWKDWLDVQDGFDVNDCGRGRRNAKCGPGQSFAGERRLICTPRDLATYVHFDALYQAYLNATLILLAMKTPFDPGFAKLSGMRDVFHPLSKDEIPQNAGGFALWGGPHILTLVTEVATRALKAVRFQKFNNHLRLRPEALAARIEKARELDRKFPALCGGFGELRDGIGATVEAVCDFNRNTVRQASALLPMAFAEGSPMHPTYGAGHATVAGACTTIVKAFFDTGTVLGLNGDPGCNRGKAGFYRNVSRALVFEPTRNGGKKKVPIDSRTPKPHECPLTLEGELNKLAANISIGRNMAGVHYYSDYYDSLRMGEEIAIGILEEQAIGYPTDDFVLSVPTFDGETVRIGRK; from the coding sequence ATGCCCGAAGATCGCGCCGAAGCCGCCCGCCGTGTCCGGATCGAAGCCGCCGAGCGGGCGCGCAACCGAGAGCACCCGACCCATACCGCGAACCCCGACGAGCAGCGCTACGCGTTCGCGCGCTACCCGATGAGCTTCACGAAGGGCCTGGCCCACGATGCGAACCTCGGCGTCGTGTCCGACGCGGCCCATTTCGAAGCCTTCCGGGCCGCCATCGACGACGGCTTCGTGGAGCCCTTTTCCACCCGCGTGCCGGTGCCCACTGCGCCGCAGACCCCGCCGAAGCGCGGGTGTCGTCGCCGCCAGTGGGAGGCGCCGACCGCGGGGCTCGTGTTCGACCTGGAGGGGCCGGATGCCCAGGCGGTGACGATGCCGCCCGCCCCCGAGCTGGGCTCGGACGAACTCGCCTTCGAGATGGCCGAGGTCTACGAACTCGCCCTGCTGCGAGACGTGCCCTTCAGCGCCTTCGAGACCGGGGGCGGACCCGCTCTGAACGACGCAATCGCGCGACTCAACGCCCTCGACTACGCCCAGGACGGCTTCCCGGAGCGGCCGCGCACGACGGACGCGAGCGGCCTTCTCGATCGGCAGACCCTCTTCCGCGGCTCGAGCCCGGGGGTCGAGAACGGGCCCTATCTGTCCCAGTTCCTGCATATCGGCGGACGCAACCAGACCGGGGAGCTCGATCTGGAGCACGGCAAGATCCCCTACGGCGCGCAGCTGATCGACCAGAAGGTGCCGGTGGCCGACGAACACGTCGACTACATGCAGCTCTGGAAGGACTGGCTCGACGTCCAGGACGGCTTCGACGTCAACGACTGCGGACGCGGCCGGAGGAACGCGAAGTGCGGTCCCGGCCAGAGCTTCGCGGGCGAGCGACGGCTCATCTGTACACCCCGCGATCTCGCCACCTACGTGCACTTCGACGCGCTCTACCAGGCTTACCTGAACGCGACGCTGATCCTGCTGGCGATGAAGACGCCCTTCGATCCGGGTTTCGCGAAGCTGTCGGGCATGCGCGACGTGTTCCACCCGCTCTCGAAGGACGAGATTCCGCAGAACGCGGGTGGATTCGCGCTCTGGGGCGGCCCGCACATCCTGACCCTGGTCACCGAGGTCGCGACGCGGGCGCTCAAGGCCGTGCGTTTCCAGAAGTTCAACAACCACCTCCGGCTGCGCCCCGAGGCCCTGGCCGCGCGCATCGAGAAGGCGCGCGAGCTCGATCGCAAGTTCCCGGCGCTCTGCGGCGGCTTCGGCGAGCTGCGCGACGGCATCGGGGCCACGGTCGAGGCGGTTTGCGACTTCAACCGGAACACGGTCCGTCAGGCCTCGGCGCTGCTGCCGATGGCCTTTGCCGAGGGCTCGCCGATGCACCCCACCTACGGTGCTGGACACGCGACGGTCGCGGGTGCGTGCACCACGATCGTGAAGGCCTTCTTCGATACGGGAACGGTCCTCGGTCTCAACGGCGACCCGGGCTGCAACCGCGGGAAGGCGGGCTTCTATCGGAACGTCTCGAGGGCGCTGGTCTTCGAACCGACCAGGAACGGTGGCAAGAAGAAGGTTCCGATCGACTCCCGGACGCCGAAGCCGCACGAGTGCCCGCTGACCCTCGAGGGCGAGCTGAACAAGCTGGCAGCCAACATCTCGATCGGTCGCAACATGGCCGGCGTGCACTACTACTCGGACTACTACGACAGTTTGCGGATGGGGGAGGAGATCGCGATCGGCATCCTCGAAGAGCAGGCGATCGGATACCCGACCGACGACTTCGTGTTGTCGGTGCCGACCTTCGATGGTGAGACGGTGCGCATCGGGCGGAAGTAG
- a CDS encoding molybdopterin-dependent oxidoreductase → MTTQNQPTDSTRRTGYNICSVCDIGCQVRTISVDGRVDRVIAHDSPALARNICYKGTAAPHIHNHEERLRVPLKRVGARGEDRWEEISYEQAMDEIAERLRAVVDEYGPEGFATSTSGWNTQTTYGLDRRFMNLLGAPNWISGVALCAGNTAAVNRLTYGWFPMPDIGNANCIVLLGHNPRKHSWTPIYNAIEGARKRGAKTIVVDPRVSEQAERATLHLQIRAGTDAALLLGWTKVIIDEGLYDKDFVRDWCVGFQELSERVAEYPLERVAEITGVPAEQIAEAARIYANADGAVIPWTPITDQQLDSTSGIRIQTILRAITGNLDVVGGEILHGLRSDWRYESELQLHDSILPEQRAKQLGYERHPAYTYRTAEMLKPHMERVWGQPWVDQVMGCQMANPTEVFRAMADGDPYPIKAFFTLGNNTLLSYPNQHQIRRAMMNQDLIVAHEIFMTPTAMLADYVMPGDVFSERNHISDSWAWTDRLTLSEAVADAPEQASSSFQFWTDLAHRMNLAEHFPWKTAEELIDYRLEPSGRTFEEFRASNFMDVPVPKYRKYRKTGFATPSGKVELASSILADLGFDPLPYHRPAPEPTDAYPYRVFSGVREDPFFQTGQRNIGVLRRRSPAPYFYVHPEDAARDGLVDDQWARLETEHGHVYARVSIESGMRPGHLRVPHGWWYPETRGDLDLAGAFVSSDAVLTTDTDDLLDYEQGIPNFKGYPGRLVPCDPPDGMSQTTLA, encoded by the coding sequence GTGACGACCCAGAACCAACCGACGGATTCGACCCGGCGCACCGGCTACAACATCTGCTCGGTCTGCGACATCGGTTGCCAGGTCCGCACCATCTCCGTCGATGGCCGTGTCGACCGTGTCATCGCCCACGACTCGCCCGCCCTCGCGCGGAACATCTGTTACAAGGGCACGGCCGCACCCCACATCCACAACCATGAGGAACGCCTGCGCGTCCCGCTGAAGCGCGTGGGCGCGCGCGGTGAGGATCGCTGGGAAGAGATCTCCTACGAACAGGCGATGGACGAGATCGCCGAGCGCCTCCGAGCGGTCGTGGACGAGTACGGCCCGGAGGGCTTTGCCACCTCGACGTCGGGCTGGAATACCCAGACCACCTACGGCCTCGACCGCCGGTTCATGAACCTGCTGGGCGCCCCGAACTGGATCTCGGGCGTCGCCCTGTGTGCCGGGAACACGGCCGCGGTGAACCGACTGACCTACGGCTGGTTTCCGATGCCCGACATCGGCAACGCGAACTGCATCGTGCTGCTAGGCCACAACCCGCGGAAGCACTCGTGGACGCCGATCTACAACGCGATCGAGGGGGCCCGCAAGCGGGGCGCGAAGACGATCGTCGTCGACCCGCGCGTGTCCGAACAGGCCGAGCGGGCCACGCTGCACCTGCAGATTCGCGCGGGCACCGACGCCGCGCTGCTCCTCGGCTGGACGAAGGTCATCATCGACGAGGGTCTCTACGATAAGGACTTCGTGCGCGATTGGTGTGTCGGCTTCCAGGAGCTGAGTGAGCGCGTCGCCGAGTATCCGCTCGAGCGCGTGGCCGAGATCACGGGCGTCCCGGCCGAGCAGATCGCCGAGGCCGCGCGCATCTACGCGAACGCCGACGGCGCGGTGATTCCGTGGACGCCGATCACCGACCAGCAGCTCGACTCCACGTCCGGGATCCGCATCCAGACGATCCTGCGTGCGATCACCGGCAATCTCGACGTCGTCGGCGGCGAGATCCTGCATGGGCTGCGTTCGGATTGGCGCTACGAATCCGAGCTGCAGCTCCACGACTCGATCTTGCCCGAGCAGCGCGCGAAGCAGCTCGGCTACGAGAGGCACCCCGCGTACACCTACCGGACCGCGGAGATGCTGAAGCCCCATATGGAGCGCGTCTGGGGGCAGCCCTGGGTCGACCAGGTGATGGGCTGCCAGATGGCCAACCCGACGGAAGTCTTCCGCGCGATGGCCGACGGAGACCCCTATCCGATCAAGGCGTTCTTCACCCTCGGCAACAACACGCTGCTCTCGTACCCGAACCAGCACCAGATCCGTCGCGCGATGATGAATCAGGACCTGATCGTCGCCCACGAGATCTTCATGACGCCCACCGCCATGCTGGCCGACTACGTGATGCCGGGCGACGTCTTCAGCGAGCGCAATCACATCAGCGACTCCTGGGCCTGGACCGACCGGCTGACGCTGTCGGAAGCGGTGGCCGATGCACCCGAGCAGGCGAGTTCGAGCTTCCAGTTCTGGACGGATCTCGCCCACCGCATGAACCTCGCTGAGCACTTCCCGTGGAAGACGGCCGAGGAGCTGATCGACTACCGGCTCGAGCCGTCGGGACGGACCTTCGAGGAGTTCCGCGCGTCGAACTTCATGGACGTGCCCGTGCCGAAGTATCGCAAGTACCGGAAGACCGGCTTCGCGACGCCGTCCGGGAAGGTGGAGCTGGCCTCGTCGATCCTCGCTGACCTGGGCTTCGACCCGCTGCCCTACCACCGCCCCGCGCCGGAGCCGACCGACGCGTATCCCTACCGGGTGTTCTCGGGCGTTCGCGAGGATCCCTTCTTCCAGACCGGTCAGCGAAACATCGGCGTGCTGCGGCGGCGCTCGCCCGCTCCCTACTTCTACGTGCACCCGGAAGACGCGGCGCGCGATGGGTTGGTCGACGACCAGTGGGCGCGGCTCGAAACCGAGCACGGCCACGTCTACGCGCGGGTGAGCATCGAGTCGGGCATGCGCCCGGGCCATCTGCGCGTGCCCCATGGCTGGTGGTACCCCGAGACCCGCGGCGACCTCGACCTCGCGGGCGCGTTCGTGTCGTCCGACGCCGTCCTGACCACCGACACCGACGACCTTCTCGACTACGAGCAGGGCATCCCGAACTTCAAGGGCTACCCGGGACGCCTGGTCCCATGCGACCCGCCGGATGGCATGTCGCAGACGACCCTGGCCTAG